A single region of the Alosa alosa isolate M-15738 ecotype Scorff River chromosome 6, AALO_Geno_1.1, whole genome shotgun sequence genome encodes:
- the nr2c2 gene encoding nuclear receptor subfamily 2 group C member 2, whose translation MTTNMEVLTQQIVATDQVAETSPSDSSVMSDSPQRIQIISTDSIVSTPQRIQIVTDQQTGQKIQIVTTVDPTCNPKQQFILASPDGTGASKVILASPESQNAKQLIFTTADSLMPGRIQIVADAVSVERLLGKAGDMGRPQPVEYCVVCGDKASGRHYGAVSCEGCKGFFKRSVRKNLTYSCRSNQDCIVNKHHRNRCQFCRLRKCLEMGMKMESVQSERKPVDLPREKPANCAASTEKIYIRKDLRSPLIATPTFITDKDGARSGLLDPGMLVNIQQPLIQADGTLLLATDTKGESNQGDLGTLANVVTSLANLNESLNNGDSADSPQEDQSTEITRAFDTLAKALNPSEVGGGQSLGEADCVGGATIQVISRDQVTPIIEVEGPLLTDTHVSFKLTMPSPMPEYLNVHYICESASRLLFLSMHWARSIPTFLALGQECHTALVRACWNELFTLGLAQCSQVMNLSTILAAIVNHLQTSIQDEKLSSDRIKLVMEHIWKLQEFCNSMGKLETDGYEYAYLKAIVLFSPDHPGLSNNSQIEKFQEKAQMELQDYVQKTYPEDTYRLARILMRLPALRLMSSSITEELFFTGLIGNVPIDSIIPYILKMETADYNSQITGSSA comes from the exons ATGACAACCAACATGGAGGTGCTCACTCAGCAGATAGTGGCCACTGATCAGGTTGctgag aCGTCTCCTTCAGATTCCTCCGTTATGAGTGACTCCCCACAACGGATCCAGATCATCTCCACTGACTCTATAGTCAGTACACCTCAACgtatacag ATTGTGACTGACCAGCAGACAGGTCAGAAGATCCAGATAGTGACCACTGTGGACCCTACATGCAACCCCAAGCAGCAATTTATCCTGGCATCGCCTGATGGCACTGGGGCCAGTAAAGTCATCCTGGCATCGCCGGAGAGCCAGAACGCTAAACAGCTCATCTTTACCACTGCAGACAGCCTGATGCCTGGCAGAATACAG ATAGTGGCAGATGCCGTGTCAGTGGAGAGGCTGCTGGGAAAGGCAGGAGACATGGGCCGGCCGCAGCCTGTGGAGTACTGTGTGGTCTGTGGAGACAAGGCCTCAG ggaggcatTATGGGGCAGTCAGCTGTGAGGGCTGTAAGGGTTTCTTCAAGCGGAGCGTCCGTAAGAACCTAACCTACAGTTGCCGCAGCAACCAGGACTGCATAGTCAACAAGCACCACCGAAACCGCTGTCAATTCTGCCGTCTCAGGAAGTGCCTGGAGATGGGCATGAAAATGGAGT CCGTGCAGAGTGAGAGGAAGCCAGTGGATCTTCCGAGAGAAAAGCCGGCCAACTGCGCTGCCTCCACAGAGAAGATCTACATCCGCAAAGATCTGCGGAGTCCACTCATCGCCACGCCAACCTTCATCACTGATAAGGATGGCGCACG TTCAGGTCTGCTGGACCCCGGTATGCTGGTGAACATCCAGCAGCCTCTCATTCAGGCTGATGGCACGCTACTCCTGGCTACTGACACCAAG GGAGAGTCCAATCAGGGTGACCTGGGAACGCTCGCCAATGTTGTGACATCACTTGCAAACCTGAACGAATCACTCAACAATGGAGATTCTGCCGATTCACCGCAAGAGGATCAGTCTACTGAAATCacacg tgcCTTTGACACGCTGGCTAAAGCTCTGAACCCCAGTGAGGTCGGAGGAGGGCAGAGCCTGGGGGAGGCGGATTGTGTGGGCGGAGCCACCATTCAGGTGATCAGTAGGGACCAGGTGACGCCCATCATTGAAGTGGAGGGGCCCCTGCTCACAGACACCCACGTCAGCTTCAAG tTGACGATGCCCAGTCCAATGCCAGAGTATCTGAATGTTCACTACATCTGTGAGTCTGCGTCCCGCCTGCTTTTCCTCTCTATGCACTGGGCACGCTCCATACCAACATTTCTCGCTCTTGG acaGGAGTGTCACACGGCGCTGGTACGGGCGTGTTGGAATGAGCTCTTTACGTTGGGACTGGCACAGTGCTCACAGGTCATGAATCTCTCCACCATCCTGGCAGCAATCGTCAACCACCTACAGACCAGCATCCAGGATG AGAAGCTGTCTAGCGACCGCATCAAGCTGGTGATGGAGCACATCTGGAAGCTGCAGGAGTTCTGCAACAGCATGGGCAAGCTGGAGACGGATGGCTATGAGTACGCCTACCTCAAAGCCATCGTGCTCTTCAGTCCAG ACCACCCCGGCTTGAGTAACAACAGCCAGATAGAGAAGTTTCAGGAGAAAGCTCAGATGGAGCTGCAGGACTATGTGCAGAAGACCTACCCAGAGGACACATACAG gttggcTCGAATCCTGATGCGCCTCCCTGCTCTGCGGCTCATGAGTTCCAGCATCACGGAGGAGCTCTTCTTTACAGGGCTGATTGGCAACGTGCCCATCGACAGCATCATCCCCTACATCCTCAAGATGGAGACCGCCGACTACAACAGCCAGATCACGGGCTCCAGCGCGTGA